One genomic window of Quercus robur chromosome 6, dhQueRobu3.1, whole genome shotgun sequence includes the following:
- the LOC126733101 gene encoding cold-shock protein CS120-like isoform X18 translates to MSQYQNQYAGGTPQVDEYGNPIRVDEHGPRTHTDQYGNPTHHTDTKYGTGGSDSTTLQGMRPDATVPTHGGDYRHDQQGLTQKIEEKIPGVGRKHDDPYQQGYNEGQQQQENIAGAGRKHDDAYQQGHTTSATAPGYNEGQRRQENKGLTEKIKENVPGVGRKHDDPYQQGYNEGQQQQENIAGAGRKHDDAYQQGHTAPGYNEGQRRQENKGLTEKIKENVPGVGRKQDDPYQQGHTAPGYNEGQQHQGNKGLTEKIKENVPGVGRKHDDPYQQQQQQGHTTSTVNPYQQGHTTTATVFNEGQHHQANKGFTEKIKENIPCVGRKQDDPYQQGHTTSTPGSDPYKQGHTTSTTAPGHYEGQQRQEKKGVMEKIKEKLPGQH, encoded by the exons ATGTCGCAATACCAAAACCAATACGCCGGTGGTACACCCCAAGTTGATGAATATGGCAACCCAATTCGCGTAGATGAACATGGGCCCCGTACTCACACTGATCAATATGGCAACCCAACCCACCACACTGACACCAAGTATGGAACTGGTGGGTCTGACTCCACCACTCTCCAAGGTATGCGCCCTGATGCAACCGTACCTACTCATGGCGGTGATTATCGCCATGATCAGCAGGGGTTGACAcagaaaatagaagagaagatACCAGGTGTTGGGCGTAAGCACGATGATCCGTACCAGCAAGGTTACAACGAGGGCCAACAACAACAGGAGAACATAGCTGGTGCTGGGCGCAAGCATGATGATGCATACCAGCAAGGTCACACAACTTCAG CTACAGCCCCAGGTTACAACGAGGGCCAACGTCGTCAGGAGAACAAGGGGTTGacagagaaaataaaagagaacgtACCAG GTGTTGGGCGCAAGCACGATGATCCGTACCAGCAAGGTTACAACGAGGGCCAACAACAACAGGAGAACATAGCTGGTGCTGGGCGCAAGCATGATGATGCATATCAGCAAGGTCACACAGCCCCAGGTTACAACGAGGGCCAACGTCGTCAGGAGAACAAGGGGTTGacagagaaaataaaagagaatgtaCCAGGTGTTGGGCGCAAGCAGGATGATCCGTACCAGCAAGGCCACACAGCCCCAGGTTATAACGAGGGCCAACAACATCAGGGGAACAAGGGGTTGacagagaaaataaaagagaacgtACCAGGTGTTGGGCGCAAGCATGATGATCCGTaccagcagcagcagcagcaaggTCACACAACTTCAACTGTAAACCCGTACCAGCAAGGTCACACAACTACAGCCACAGTTTTCAACGAGGGCCAACATCATCAGGCGAACAAGGGGTTcacagagaaaataaaagagaacataCCATGTGTTGGGCGCAAGCAGGATGATCCGTACCAGCAAGGTCACACAACTTCAACCCCAGGTAGTGATCCGTACAAGCAAGGTCACACAACTTCAACTACAGCCCCAGGTCACTACGAGGGCCAACAACGTCAGGAGAAGAAGGGAGTGATGGAGAAGATCAAGGAGAAGCTTCCTGGACAACACTag
- the LOC126733101 gene encoding dehydrin Rab25-like isoform X15, translating into MSQYQNQYAGGTPQVDEYGNPIRVDEHGPRTHTDQYGNPTHHTDTKYGTGGSDSTTLQGMRPDATVPTHGGDYRHDQQGLTQKIEEKIPGVGRKHDDPYQQGYNEGQQQQENIAGAGRKHDDAYQQGHTTSGYNDGQRRQENKGLTEKIKENIPGAGRKHDDPYQQGHTATAPGYNEGQRRQENKGLTEKIKENVPGVGVGRKQDDPYQQGHTAPGYNEGQRRQENKGLTEKIKENVPGVGRKHDDPYQQGHTAPGYNEGQQHQGNKGLTEKIKENVPGVGRKHDDPYQQQQQQGHTTSTVNPYQQGHTTTATVFNEGQHHQANKGFTEKIKENIPCVGRKQDDPYQQGHTTSTPGSDPYKQGHTTSTTAPGHYEGQQRQEKKGVMEKIKEKLPGQH; encoded by the exons ATGTCGCAATACCAAAACCAATACGCCGGTGGTACACCCCAAGTTGATGAATATGGCAACCCAATTCGCGTAGATGAACATGGGCCCCGTACTCACACTGATCAATATGGCAACCCAACCCACCACACTGACACCAAGTATGGAACTGGTGGGTCTGACTCCACCACTCTCCAAGGTATGCGCCCTGATGCAACCGTACCTACTCATGGCGGTGATTATCGCCATGATCAGCAGGGGTTGACAcagaaaatagaagagaagatACCAGGTGTTGGGCGTAAGCACGATGATCCGTACCAGCAAGGTTACAACGAGGGCCAACAACAACAGGAGAACATAGCTGGTGCTGGGCGCAAGCATGATGATGCATACCAGCAAGGTCACACAACTTCAGGTTACAACGATGGCCAACGTCGTCAGGAGAACAAGGGGTTGacagagaaaataaaagagaacataCCAGGTGCTGGGCGCAAGCATGATGATCCGTACCAGCAAGGTCACACAGCTACAGCCCCAGGTTACAACGAGGGCCAACGTCGTCAGGAGAACAAGGGGTTGacagagaaaataaaagagaacgtACCAGGTGTAGGAGTTGGGCGCAAGCAGGATGATCCGTACCAGCAAGGTCACACAGCCCCAGGTTACAATGAGGGCCAACGTCGTCAGGAGAACAAGGGATTGacagagaaaataaaagagaacgtACCAGGTGTTGGGCGCAAGCACGATGATCCGTACCAGCAAG GCCACACAGCCCCAGGTTATAACGAGGGCCAACAACATCAGGGGAACAAGGGGTTGacagagaaaataaaagagaacgtACCAGGTGTTGGGCGCAAGCATGATGATCCGTaccagcagcagcagcagcaaggTCACACAACTTCAACTGTAAACCCGTACCAGCAAGGTCACACAACTACAGCCACAGTTTTCAACGAGGGCCAACATCATCAGGCGAACAAGGGGTTcacagagaaaataaaagagaacataCCATGTGTTGGGCGCAAGCAGGATGATCCGTACCAGCAAGGTCACACAACTTCAACCCCAGGTAGTGATCCGTACAAGCAAGGTCACACAACTTCAACTACAGCCCCAGGTCACTACGAGGGCCAACAACGTCAGGAGAAGAAGGGAGTGATGGAGAAGATCAAGGAGAAGCTTCCTGGACAACACTag
- the LOC126733101 gene encoding cold-shock protein CS120-like isoform X29, which translates to MSQYQNQYAGGTPQVDEYGNPIRVDEHGPRTHTDQYGNPTHHTDTKYGTGGSDSTTLQGMRPDATVPTHGGDYRHDQQGLTQKIEEKIPGVGRKHDDPYQQGYNEGQQQQENIAGVGRKHDDPYQQGYNEGQQQQENIAGAGRKHDDAYQQGHTAPGYNEGQRRQENKGLTEKIKENVPGVGRKQDDPYQQGHTAPGYNEGQQHQGNKGLTEKIKENVPGVGRKHDDPYQQQQQQGHTTSTVNPYQQGHTTTATVFNEGQHHQANKGFTEKIKENIPCVGRKQDDPYQQGHTTSTPGSDPYKQGHTTSTTAPGHYEGQQRQEKKGVMEKIKEKLPGQH; encoded by the exons ATGTCGCAATACCAAAACCAATACGCCGGTGGTACACCCCAAGTTGATGAATATGGCAACCCAATTCGCGTAGATGAACATGGGCCCCGTACTCACACTGATCAATATGGCAACCCAACCCACCACACTGACACCAAGTATGGAACTGGTGGGTCTGACTCCACCACTCTCCAAGGTATGCGCCCTGATGCAACCGTACCTACTCATGGCGGTGATTATCGCCATGATCAGCAGGGGTTGACAcagaaaatagaagagaagatACCAGGTGTTGGGCGTAAGCACGATGATCCGTACCAGCAAGGTTACAACGAGGGCCAACAACAACAGGAGAACATAGCTG GTGTTGGGCGCAAGCACGATGATCCGTACCAGCAAGGTTACAACGAGGGCCAACAACAACAGGAGAACATAGCTGGTGCTGGGCGCAAGCATGATGATGCATATCAGCAAGGTCACACAGCCCCAGGTTACAACGAGGGCCAACGTCGTCAGGAGAACAAGGGGTTGacagagaaaataaaagagaatgtaCCAGGTGTTGGGCGCAAGCAGGATGATCCGTACCAGCAAGGCCACACAGCCCCAGGTTATAACGAGGGCCAACAACATCAGGGGAACAAGGGGTTGacagagaaaataaaagagaacgtACCAGGTGTTGGGCGCAAGCATGATGATCCGTaccagcagcagcagcagcaaggTCACACAACTTCAACTGTAAACCCGTACCAGCAAGGTCACACAACTACAGCCACAGTTTTCAACGAGGGCCAACATCATCAGGCGAACAAGGGGTTcacagagaaaataaaagagaacataCCATGTGTTGGGCGCAAGCAGGATGATCCGTACCAGCAAGGTCACACAACTTCAACCCCAGGTAGTGATCCGTACAAGCAAGGTCACACAACTTCAACTACAGCCCCAGGTCACTACGAGGGCCAACAACGTCAGGAGAAGAAGGGAGTGATGGAGAAGATCAAGGAGAAGCTTCCTGGACAACACTag
- the LOC126733101 gene encoding cold-shock protein CS120-like isoform X10 has translation MSQYQNQYAGGTPQVDEYGNPIRVDEHGPRTHTDQYGNPTHHTDTKYGTGGSDSTTLQGMRPDATVPTHGGDYRHDQQGLTQKIEEKIPGVGRKHDDPYQQGYNEGQQQQENIAGAGRKHDDAYQQGHTTSGYNDGQRRQENKGLTEKIKENIPGAGRKHDDPYQQGHTAPGYNEGQRRQENKGLTEKIKENVPGVGRKHDDPYQQGYNEGQQQQENIAGAGRKHDDAYQQGHTAPGYNEGQRRQENKGLTEKIKENVPGVGRKQDDPYQQGHTAPGYNEGQQHQGNKGLTEKIKENVPGVGRKHDDPYQQQQQQGHTTSTVNPYQQGHTTTATVFNEGQHHQANKGFTEKIKENIPCVGRKQDDPYQQGHTTSTPGSDPYKQGHTTSTTAPGHYEGQQRQEKKGVMEKIKEKLPGQH, from the exons ATGTCGCAATACCAAAACCAATACGCCGGTGGTACACCCCAAGTTGATGAATATGGCAACCCAATTCGCGTAGATGAACATGGGCCCCGTACTCACACTGATCAATATGGCAACCCAACCCACCACACTGACACCAAGTATGGAACTGGTGGGTCTGACTCCACCACTCTCCAAGGTATGCGCCCTGATGCAACCGTACCTACTCATGGCGGTGATTATCGCCATGATCAGCAGGGGTTGACAcagaaaatagaagagaagatACCAGGTGTTGGGCGTAAGCACGATGATCCGTACCAGCAAGGTTACAACGAGGGCCAACAACAACAGGAGAACATAGCTGGTGCTGGGCGCAAGCATGATGATGCATACCAGCAAGGTCACACAACTTCAGGTTACAACGATGGCCAACGTCGTCAGGAGAACAAGGGGTTGacagagaaaataaaagagaacataCCAGGTGCTGGGCGCAAGCATGATGATCCGTACCAGCAAG GTCACACAGCCCCAGGTTACAATGAGGGCCAACGTCGTCAGGAGAACAAGGGATTGacagagaaaataaaagagaacgtACCAGGTGTTGGGCGCAAGCACGATGATCCGTACCAGCAAGGTTACAACGAGGGCCAACAACAACAGGAGAACATAGCTGGTGCTGGGCGCAAGCATGATGATGCATATCAGCAAGGTCACACAGCCCCAGGTTACAACGAGGGCCAACGTCGTCAGGAGAACAAGGGGTTGacagagaaaataaaagagaatgtaCCAGGTGTTGGGCGCAAGCAGGATGATCCGTACCAGCAAGGCCACACAGCCCCAGGTTATAACGAGGGCCAACAACATCAGGGGAACAAGGGGTTGacagagaaaataaaagagaacgtACCAGGTGTTGGGCGCAAGCATGATGATCCGTaccagcagcagcagcagcaaggTCACACAACTTCAACTGTAAACCCGTACCAGCAAGGTCACACAACTACAGCCACAGTTTTCAACGAGGGCCAACATCATCAGGCGAACAAGGGGTTcacagagaaaataaaagagaacataCCATGTGTTGGGCGCAAGCAGGATGATCCGTACCAGCAAGGTCACACAACTTCAACCCCAGGTAGTGATCCGTACAAGCAAGGTCACACAACTTCAACTACAGCCCCAGGTCACTACGAGGGCCAACAACGTCAGGAGAAGAAGGGAGTGATGGAGAAGATCAAGGAGAAGCTTCCTGGACAACACTag